Proteins encoded within one genomic window of Papaver somniferum cultivar HN1 unplaced genomic scaffold, ASM357369v1 unplaced-scaffold_152, whole genome shotgun sequence:
- the LOC113336291 gene encoding uncharacterized protein LOC113336291 — MDTSSNSVINLEENDGDQDEELTATPLWKYVQKIDKKTGDKGGGGGQKFICNFGCKVEPYAGSYSRVRQHLIGILPGGKYQGISLCSKVSKEMREILKKEELDARSLYGDSAKVKKLSLPNSSTTQNQQTCTGQSELFESIVNKMFQKHSRDDVDQKIARCLYVNAIPMNVLRSPSWAEMVSAINNAPKGYKSPSYEKARTSLLDKEQMLVKQALNPLVSDWQAHGVSIVSDGWSNVKNTSLINIMAVSDGKAMFLSAHDVSGIEKTGENISAILLKAIEEIGPWNVIQVLTDNAANCKLAGEIIEQKYPHIFWSGCLAHTLNLLMKDIAKSKEPAISFVKETYTKGKDIVKFVRNHSQCLALFKKFSHLEVLKSKKTRFGFHFVVLSRIVEVRASLISMVLSEEWKELKKPANAEEHAKITSIVMDGNFWSNAEKVLRITKPIYIMLRFSDSDKAVIGEAYEQMDTMLGNLQDTLADDIMIRDITQQIVVQRWSKTNIPLHCLAYLLVPKYYTNAWLMKPAPGGVSRKKPNFDQEVQDGYLAAIDKMFPVPEEAAVIRHQISDFVSNGGCFARPQAIADRAKMSAKQWWGLYGGGAPELYNLAMRVLSQSVNSSCAERCWSTYSYIHSVKRNKLGADRAEKLVYVHYNQRLLARQRADYGNLYRNWDVNPEENNIEEAIEVIEARERDAVFDDEANYFTTPTPALIPPSSPTPTPPPPPPPPPPSSQEQETQAQIRVQSARNKHKRQKKSMNEIYSRT; from the coding sequence ATGGATACATCTTCAAACTCAGTAATAAATTTAGAAGAGAATGATGGcgaccaagatgaagaattaACCGCAACTCCTCTTTGGAAATACGTTCAAAAGATTGATAAGAAAACTGGAGAtaaaggaggtggtggtggacaGAAGTTCATATGCAATTTCGGTTGCAAAGTGGAACCATATGCAGGATCTTATTCGAGGGTACGTCAACACTTGATTGGTATTTTACCTGGCGGCAAGTATCAAGGTATATCATTATGTTCTAAAGTTTCAAAAGAAATGAGAGAGATTTTAaaaaaagaagaacttgatgcAAGAAGCTTGTACGGTGATAGTGCTAAAGTAAAAAAGCTTTCCTTACCAAATTCTAGTACGACACAAAATCAGCAGACATGTACGGGTCAAAGTGAATTATTTGAGAGTATTGTTAATAAAATGTTTCAGAAGCACAGTAGGGATGATGTTGATCAAAAGATCGCGAGATGCTTATATGTAAATGCAATTCCCATGAATGTTCTTCGGTCTCCATCTTGGGCAGAAATGGTGTCCGCCATTAATAATGCACCAAAAGGCTACAAGTCTCCTTCTTATGAAAAGGCTAGAACTTCTTTATTAGACAAGGAGCAAATGCTGGTAAAGCAAGCCCTAAATCCTTTGGTGAGTGATTGGCAGGCTCATGGAGTTTCAATTGTCTCTGATGGTTGGTCAAATGTGAAAAATACATCATTAATAAATATTATGGCGGTATCAGACGGCAAAGCAATGTTTCTAAGCGCACACGACGTCTCAGGAATAGAGAAAACTGGTGAGAACATTTCTGCGATTCTCTTGAAAGCAATTGAAGAGATTGGGCCTTGGAATGTTATACAAGTCCTCACAGACAATGCGGCAAATTGCAAACTGGCTGGAGAAATCATAGAACAAAAGTATCCCCATATATTTTGGTCGGGTTGTTTAGCACACACCCTAAATTTATTAATGAAGGACATAGCAAAATCCAAGGAACCAGCCATTTCATTTGTGAAAGAAACATATACAAAAGGCAAGGACATTGTGAAGTTCGTGAGGAATCATTCTCAATGTCTTGCTTTATTTAAGAAGTTTTCCCATTTGGAGGTTCTCAAATCAAAGAAGACACGGTTTGGATTTCATTTCGTCGTGTTGTCCCGGATTGTCGAGGTAAGAGCTTCTTTGATTTCcatggtattatcagaagaatgGAAAGAACTTAAGAAACCTGCAAATGCAGAAGAACATGCAAAAATCACCTCAATTGTCATGGATGGGAATTTTTGGAGTAATGCGGAGAAGGTGTTGCGAATAACGAAGCCGATATATATAATGCTTAGATTTTCAGATTCCGATAAGGCCGTTATAGGAGAAGCATATGAGCAAATGGATACGATGCTGGGAAATTTACAAGACACACTTGCAGATGATATAATGATTCGAGATATTACTCAGCAAATTGTGGTCCAGAGATGGAGTAAAACAAATATCCCATTGCACTGTTTAGCTTATTTGCTTGTCCCTAAGTATTACACGAATGCATGGCTAATGAAACCAGCTCCTGGTGGCGTTAGTAGGAAGAAGCCTAACTTCGACCAAGAAGTTCAAGATGGATATCTAGCTGCTATAGATAAGATGTTTCCAGTGCCGGAAGAAGCTGCGGTTATACGACatcaaattagtgattttgtaagTAATGGAGGTTGTTTCGCGCGCCCACAAGCTATAGCGGATAGAGCAAAGATGAGTGCAAAACAGTGGTGGGGTTTATACGGCGGAGGAGCACCAGAGCTTTACAACTTAGCTATGAGAGTGTTGTCTCAAAGTGTTAACTCGTCTTGTGCAGAAAGATGTTGGAGCACATATAGCTACATCCACAGTGTAAAGAGAAACAAATTGGGAGCTGATAGGGCTGAAAAGCTTGTGTATGTTCACTATAATCAACGTCTTCTTGCAAGGCAAAGAGCAGATTATGGGAATCTGTATAGAAATTGGGATGTAAATCCAGAAGAAAACAACATTGAAGAAGCTATTGAAGTAATTGAGGCAAGGGAACGAGACGCTGTATTTGATGATGAAGCAAACTACTTTACAACACCAACACCAGCTCTTATCCCTCCATCCTCCCCTACACcaacacctccacctccacctccacctccacctccaagTTCACAAGAGCAGGAAACACAAGCACAAATTAGAGTTCAGAGTGCCCGTAACAAACACAAGAGGCAAAAAAAATCAATGAATGAGATATATTCTCGAACATGA